From Acidovorax sp. FHTAMBA, one genomic window encodes:
- a CDS encoding IS630 family transposase produces the protein MQATDMRSLSREARHERRVQVIRLRKAGNTYEEIAVLTGLSRTGVFNICKRHEALGAKALHDTIGGRKVGENRLLDAAQEGQVRKLIADKTPDQLKMPYALWSRAAVAQLIEQRFGIRLQVRTMGKYLARWGFTPQKPMKKAYEQSPAAVKKWLDEDYPAIAARAKAEGAEIHWGDESGLRSDDVRGRGFAPKGQTPVVRVNNKRHGLSVISTVTNKGQMRWRIFDGALNTTILIDFLRRLIKGQTRKLFLILDNLRVHHARHVKAWLAEHADAIEVFYLPSYSPELNPDEMANADIKQAVTKQAPARTKLQLVKAAAKHLRSVQRQPERIRKYFEHGPVRYAA, from the coding sequence ATGCAAGCAACCGACATGAGATCGCTGAGCCGCGAAGCGCGGCACGAGCGCCGCGTGCAGGTCATCCGACTGCGCAAAGCCGGCAACACGTACGAGGAAATCGCCGTACTCACCGGCCTGAGCCGCACGGGCGTCTTCAACATCTGCAAGCGCCATGAAGCGCTGGGCGCCAAGGCCTTGCACGACACCATCGGAGGTCGCAAGGTGGGAGAAAACCGCTTGCTCGATGCCGCGCAGGAGGGCCAGGTTCGCAAGCTCATTGCCGACAAGACACCCGATCAGCTGAAGATGCCCTACGCGCTGTGGAGCCGCGCTGCAGTGGCCCAACTCATCGAGCAGCGGTTTGGCATTCGATTGCAGGTGCGCACCATGGGCAAGTACCTGGCGCGCTGGGGCTTCACACCGCAAAAACCGATGAAGAAGGCCTACGAGCAGTCACCGGCGGCGGTCAAGAAATGGCTCGATGAGGACTACCCCGCCATCGCCGCGCGCGCCAAGGCCGAAGGGGCGGAGATTCATTGGGGCGACGAGAGCGGGCTGCGCAGCGACGACGTGCGCGGCCGAGGTTTCGCGCCCAAGGGCCAGACGCCGGTGGTGCGGGTCAACAACAAGCGCCACGGCCTGTCTGTCATCTCTACCGTCACCAACAAGGGGCAGATGCGCTGGCGCATTTTTGACGGCGCGCTCAACACCACGATCCTGATCGACTTTCTGCGCCGCCTGATCAAGGGACAGACCAGAAAGCTATTTCTGATCCTGGACAACCTGCGGGTGCATCACGCCAGGCATGTCAAGGCCTGGCTGGCAGAGCATGCCGATGCCATCGAGGTGTTCTACCTACCGAGCTACAGCCCGGAGTTGAACCCGGATGAGATGGCCAATGCGGACATCAAGCAGGCGGTAACCAAGCAGGCGCCGGCGCGCACGAAGCTGCAATTGGTGAAGGCCGCCGCAAAGCACTTACGCAGCGTGCAACGCCAGCCCGAACGAATTCGCAAGTATTTCGAGCACGGCCCTGTTCGCTATGCAGCTTGA
- a CDS encoding pyridoxal phosphate-dependent aminotransferase has product MNAPLPLSASAAPAATFAPADRIRSIGVSDIVRISQAANELKRRGQPVIVLGLGEPDFDTPAHVLEAAQQAMAQGDTHYTALDGTPALKAAIQLKFRRDNALEFATNEITVGAGAKQVIYNALMASLNPGDEVILPAPYWTSYADMVLIAGGVPVVVPCSEANGFRITAQQLEAAITPRTRWVFINSPSNPSGSAYSAEQLRPILDVALRHPQVWVLADDIYEHILYDGRTFATPVAVLPALRERTLTVNGVSKSYAMTGWRIGYGAGPKALIAAMAVVQSQATSCPSSISQAAAVAALTGPQDVVAERCRAFQARRDVVVAALNASPGLHCRAPEGAFYTFARCEGVLGRTTPGGALLRTDADFCDYLLREFHVAVVPGSVLGLAPYFRISYAASMADLQEACGRIQRACHALF; this is encoded by the coding sequence ATGAACGCACCGCTTCCACTTTCCGCAAGCGCTGCGCCAGCCGCCACCTTTGCGCCCGCAGACCGCATTCGCTCCATCGGCGTGTCCGACATCGTGCGCATATCGCAGGCGGCCAACGAACTCAAGCGCCGGGGCCAGCCCGTGATCGTGCTGGGCCTGGGCGAGCCTGATTTCGACACGCCCGCCCATGTTCTGGAGGCGGCACAGCAGGCCATGGCCCAGGGCGACACCCACTACACGGCGCTCGATGGCACGCCCGCGCTGAAAGCGGCCATCCAGCTCAAGTTCCGTCGCGACAACGCGCTGGAATTCGCCACCAACGAAATCACGGTGGGTGCGGGCGCCAAGCAGGTCATCTACAACGCGCTGATGGCCAGCCTGAACCCCGGGGACGAGGTGATCCTGCCCGCGCCGTACTGGACGTCGTACGCCGACATGGTGCTGATTGCGGGCGGCGTGCCCGTGGTGGTGCCGTGCAGCGAGGCCAATGGCTTTCGCATCACTGCCCAGCAGCTGGAAGCGGCCATCACGCCGCGCACGCGCTGGGTGTTCATCAACTCGCCGTCCAACCCCAGTGGCTCGGCCTATAGCGCCGAGCAGCTGCGGCCCATTCTGGACGTGGCGCTGCGCCACCCGCAGGTGTGGGTGCTGGCCGACGACATTTACGAGCACATCCTGTACGACGGCCGGACCTTTGCCACGCCCGTGGCCGTGCTGCCCGCGCTGCGCGAGCGCACGCTCACGGTGAACGGCGTCTCCAAGTCGTATGCCATGACGGGCTGGCGCATCGGCTATGGCGCAGGCCCCAAGGCGCTGATTGCCGCGATGGCCGTGGTGCAGAGCCAGGCCACGTCGTGCCCTTCGTCCATCAGCCAGGCGGCGGCGGTGGCAGCGCTGACCGGCCCGCAGGATGTGGTGGCCGAGCGCTGCCGCGCGTTCCAGGCGCGGCGCGACGTGGTGGTGGCCGCGCTCAACGCTTCACCCGGCCTGCACTGTCGCGCCCCCGAGGGCGCGTTCTACACCTTTGCCCGCTGTGAAGGCGTGCTGGGCCGCACCACGCCGGGCGGTGCATTACTGCGCACCGACGCCGACTTTTGCGACTACCTGCTGCGCGAGTTCCACGTGGCTGTGGTGCCGGGCAGCGTGCTGGGGCTGGCGCCATACTTTCGCATCTCGTACGCTGCGTCCATGGCCGATCTGCAGGAGGCCTGCGGCCGTATCCAGCGCGCCTGCCACGCGCTGTTCTGA
- a CDS encoding thiamine pyrophosphate-binding protein, producing MTHVSIPSRTGGQILVRQLITHGVKQLFCVPGESYLAVLDALHDADIGVTVCRQEGGAAMMAEAQGKLTGQPGICFVTRGPGATNASAGVHIAHQDSTPLILFVGQVARNAKGREAFQELDYSAVFGTMAKWVVEIDDPARVPELISRAFHVATSGRPGPVVVALPEDMLTEAAAVADALPYQVTETHPGPAQMAELAQRLKAAHQPVAILGGSRWSEQAVQEFVAFAQAWSLPVYCSFRRQMLFPANHPCYGGDLGLGVNPRLLARIRASDLVLVVGGRLSEIPSQGYELFAIPNPAQPLVHVHADADELGKLYRPAQAIHATPQAFAAALASVRPAAPVAWQAHAEMARSEYVLWSDTNPIQIPGELQMGQVMQHLKSTLPANTIFCNGAGNFATWVHRFWPFTTYASQLAPTSGSMGYGLPAGVGAKRLWPEREVVVFAGDGDFLMHGQEFATAVQYRLPIIVVLLDNAMYGTIRMHQEREYPGRISATQLKNPDFKAYAQAFGGHGERVERTEDFAPALARARASGLPSVLHCLIDPEAITPTGTLQGIRSAAMAKQ from the coding sequence ATGACCCACGTTTCCATTCCCTCCCGCACTGGCGGCCAGATCCTGGTCCGCCAGCTCATCACCCACGGCGTGAAGCAGCTTTTTTGCGTGCCGGGCGAGAGCTATCTGGCCGTGCTCGATGCGCTGCATGATGCCGACATCGGCGTGACCGTGTGCCGCCAGGAAGGCGGCGCCGCCATGATGGCCGAGGCGCAGGGCAAACTCACTGGCCAGCCCGGCATCTGCTTTGTGACGCGCGGGCCGGGTGCCACCAATGCGTCGGCCGGTGTGCACATTGCCCATCAGGACTCGACGCCGCTGATCCTGTTCGTGGGCCAGGTGGCACGCAACGCCAAGGGTCGCGAAGCTTTCCAGGAGCTGGACTACAGCGCCGTGTTTGGCACCATGGCCAAGTGGGTGGTGGAGATTGACGACCCCGCGCGCGTGCCCGAGCTGATCTCGCGCGCCTTCCACGTCGCCACGTCGGGCCGCCCTGGCCCGGTGGTGGTGGCGCTCCCCGAAGACATGCTGACCGAAGCCGCCGCCGTTGCCGACGCGCTGCCCTACCAGGTCACGGAAACACACCCCGGCCCCGCGCAGATGGCCGAGCTGGCCCAGCGCCTGAAGGCCGCACACCAGCCCGTGGCCATCCTGGGCGGCAGTCGCTGGTCAGAGCAGGCGGTGCAAGAGTTTGTGGCGTTTGCGCAAGCATGGTCGCTGCCGGTGTACTGCTCGTTCCGGCGGCAAATGCTGTTCCCGGCCAACCACCCGTGCTACGGCGGCGACCTGGGCCTGGGCGTGAACCCGCGCCTGCTGGCGCGCATCCGTGCGTCGGACCTGGTGCTGGTAGTGGGCGGGCGCCTGTCCGAGATCCCGTCGCAGGGCTACGAGCTGTTTGCCATTCCCAACCCCGCACAGCCGCTGGTGCATGTGCATGCCGATGCGGACGAGCTGGGCAAGCTCTACCGCCCGGCGCAGGCGATCCACGCCACGCCCCAGGCCTTTGCCGCCGCGCTGGCCAGCGTGCGCCCTGCAGCGCCGGTGGCCTGGCAGGCCCATGCCGAAATGGCGCGGTCTGAATACGTGTTGTGGAGCGACACCAACCCCATCCAGATCCCCGGCGAACTGCAGATGGGCCAGGTCATGCAGCACCTCAAATCCACCCTGCCAGCCAACACCATCTTCTGCAACGGCGCGGGCAACTTCGCCACCTGGGTGCACCGCTTTTGGCCGTTCACCACTTACGCCAGCCAGCTCGCGCCCACCAGCGGCTCCATGGGCTACGGCCTGCCCGCGGGCGTGGGCGCCAAGCGCCTGTGGCCAGAGCGCGAGGTGGTGGTGTTTGCGGGCGATGGCGACTTTCTGATGCACGGGCAGGAGTTTGCGACCGCCGTGCAATACCGCCTGCCCATCATCGTGGTGCTGCTCGATAACGCCATGTACGGGACCATCCGCATGCACCAGGAGCGCGAGTACCCCGGCCGAATCAGTGCCACGCAGCTCAAGAACCCCGACTTCAAAGCCTACGCCCAGGCCTTTGGGGGCCACGGCGAGCGGGTGGAGCGCACCGAAGACTTCGCCCCGGCGCTCGCCCGCGCGCGCGCCAGCGGCCTGCCCAGCGTGCTGCACTGCCTGATCGACCCTGAGGCGATCACGCCCACGGGCACGCTGCAGGGAATTCGGAGTGCGGCAATGGCAAAGCAGTGA
- a CDS encoding helix-turn-helix transcriptional regulator: protein MPRQTTSPADYPQAVLQQIELLGQNIAIARKRRGESQAQWARRLGVSQPTMARIERGDPSVAMASYVMCMWLVNPAVVVADLVAPQRDLAALEREVTRVRGAPKPARPTAKRTAAAAAVPFPAAKSANNTAAGLAALLHPATQGST, encoded by the coding sequence ATGCCAAGACAAACCACCAGTCCTGCGGACTATCCGCAGGCCGTACTGCAGCAGATTGAGTTGCTGGGGCAGAACATTGCCATCGCCCGCAAGCGGCGTGGCGAATCACAGGCGCAATGGGCGCGGCGCTTGGGGGTGTCGCAGCCGACCATGGCGCGCATCGAGCGGGGCGATCCTTCGGTGGCCATGGCCTCGTATGTGATGTGCATGTGGCTGGTCAATCCTGCCGTAGTGGTGGCGGATCTGGTGGCGCCTCAGCGCGACCTTGCGGCGCTGGAGCGCGAGGTCACCCGCGTGCGGGGCGCACCCAAGCCCGCTCGTCCGACAGCGAAGCGCACGGCGGCCGCTGCAGCCGTGCCTTTTCCTGCCGCCAAGTCGGCCAACAACACGGCAGCAGGCCTGGCCGCGTTGCTGCATCCGGCTACACAGGGTTCGACATGA